In Mycobacterium sp. Aquia_216, a genomic segment contains:
- the leuS gene encoding leucine--tRNA ligase, with product MTQSPTASSRSDPAGAQTESDAPPYRYTAELAGRIEGIWQDNWARLGTFHVPNPVGSLAPTDGTDVLKAPGSKLFVQDMFPYPSGDGLHVGHPLGYIATDVYARYFRMIGRNVLHALGFDAFGLPAEQYAVQTGTHPRTRTEANIVNFRRQLGRLGLGHDSRRTFSTTDVEFYKWTQWIFLQIYNAWFDTAAGKARPIAELIAEFDSGARHLDDGRDWATLSAGERADVIDSRRLVYRADSMVNWCPGLGTVLANEEVTSDGRSDRGNFPVFRKRLRQWMMRITAYSDRLLDDLDLLDWPDKIKAMQRNWIGRSTGAEALFSATTTRGDLVDIEVFTTRPDTLFGATYLVLAPEHDLVDDLVATAWPDGVDSRWTYGAATPGEAVAAYRRAIGAKSDLERQESKEKTGVFLGSYATNPANGKPVPIFIADYVLAGYGTGAIMAVPGHDQRDWDFANALQLPIVEVIAGGDISKSAYAGDGVLVNSGYLDGMDVAVAKEAITTRLESEGRGRARVEFKLRDWLFARQRYWGEPFPIVYDSDGRPHALNEAALPVELPDIPDYSPVLFDPDDAGSEPSPPLGKATDWVHVELDLGDGLKPYSRDTNVMPQWAGSSWYELRYTDPHNSERFCAKENEAYWMGPRPAEHGPQDPGGVDLYVGGAEHAVLHLLYARFWHKVLYDLGHVSSREPYRRLVNQGYIQAFAYTDARGSYVAADQVIERDNGFFYPGPDGEIEVFQEFGKIGKSLKNSISPETICDDYGADTLRVYEMSMGPLEASRPWATKDVIGAHRFLQRVWRLVVDESTGESRVVDGHEQLDTETLRALHRTAEGVAEDYAALRNNTAAAKLIEYTNHLTKAHRDAVPRAAVEPLVLMLAPLAPHMAEELWSRLGHTTSLAHGPFPEADPAYLVDDTVEYPVQVNGKVRGRVVVAANADDDTLKAAALGDEKVQAFLAGATPRKVIVVAGRLVNLVV from the coding sequence GTGACCCAATCGCCGACCGCCTCGTCTCGGAGCGACCCTGCGGGCGCCCAGACCGAGTCCGACGCGCCGCCGTACCGCTACACCGCGGAGCTCGCCGGCCGTATCGAGGGCATCTGGCAGGACAACTGGGCGAGGCTCGGCACATTCCATGTGCCCAACCCGGTCGGGTCATTGGCGCCGACGGACGGCACGGATGTCTTGAAGGCGCCCGGCTCCAAGCTGTTCGTGCAGGACATGTTTCCGTATCCGTCGGGCGACGGGCTGCACGTCGGACATCCCCTGGGCTACATCGCGACCGACGTGTACGCCCGTTACTTTCGGATGATCGGCCGTAATGTCCTGCACGCCTTAGGTTTCGATGCTTTCGGGCTACCCGCCGAGCAATACGCGGTGCAGACCGGCACCCATCCGCGCACCAGGACCGAGGCCAACATCGTCAACTTCCGTCGGCAGCTGGGCCGGCTGGGCCTCGGGCACGACAGTCGGCGAACCTTCTCGACCACCGATGTCGAGTTCTACAAGTGGACGCAGTGGATTTTCCTGCAGATCTACAACGCGTGGTTTGACACCGCGGCCGGCAAGGCCCGACCAATCGCCGAGCTGATCGCCGAATTCGATTCCGGTGCCCGCCATCTCGACGATGGCCGGGACTGGGCGACGTTGTCGGCGGGGGAGCGCGCCGATGTGATCGATAGCCGCCGATTGGTATACCGGGCGGACTCGATGGTGAACTGGTGCCCGGGACTGGGCACGGTGCTGGCCAACGAAGAGGTGACCTCCGACGGGCGCAGTGATCGCGGCAACTTCCCGGTATTCCGGAAACGGTTGCGGCAGTGGATGATGCGCATCACCGCCTACTCTGACCGGCTGCTCGACGACCTCGACCTGCTGGACTGGCCGGACAAGATCAAGGCCATGCAGCGCAACTGGATTGGCCGGTCCACCGGTGCCGAGGCGTTGTTCTCGGCGACCACGACGCGCGGCGACCTCGTCGATATCGAGGTATTCACGACACGCCCCGACACCCTGTTCGGCGCCACTTATCTGGTGCTGGCTCCCGAGCACGACCTGGTGGACGATCTGGTCGCCACGGCCTGGCCCGACGGCGTCGACTCCCGGTGGACGTACGGAGCCGCCACACCCGGGGAAGCCGTCGCGGCCTACCGGCGCGCGATCGGAGCGAAGTCAGACCTCGAGCGTCAAGAGAGCAAGGAGAAGACCGGCGTCTTCCTGGGTAGCTACGCGACCAATCCGGCCAACGGTAAGCCGGTGCCGATCTTCATCGCCGACTACGTGCTGGCCGGGTACGGCACCGGGGCGATCATGGCGGTGCCCGGCCACGACCAGCGAGACTGGGATTTTGCCAACGCGCTCCAGCTGCCAATCGTGGAAGTCATCGCTGGTGGCGACATTTCGAAGTCGGCGTATGCGGGTGACGGCGTTCTGGTGAACTCCGGGTACCTCGACGGCATGGATGTGGCGGTGGCCAAAGAAGCGATCACCACGCGCCTGGAGTCTGAGGGCCGCGGCCGGGCGCGCGTCGAATTCAAGTTGCGTGACTGGCTTTTTGCGCGCCAGCGGTATTGGGGCGAGCCGTTCCCGATCGTCTACGACAGCGACGGCCGCCCACATGCGTTGAACGAGGCTGCGCTTCCGGTCGAACTCCCCGACATCCCGGACTATTCGCCGGTGCTGTTCGACCCCGACGACGCCGGCAGCGAGCCGTCGCCGCCGCTGGGCAAGGCAACCGACTGGGTGCACGTCGAGCTGGATCTGGGCGACGGCTTGAAGCCCTACAGCCGCGACACCAATGTGATGCCGCAGTGGGCCGGCAGCTCGTGGTATGAGCTGCGCTACACCGATCCGCACAACTCAGAACGGTTCTGCGCCAAGGAAAACGAAGCGTACTGGATGGGCCCGCGGCCGGCCGAGCACGGCCCGCAGGATCCCGGTGGCGTCGACCTCTACGTCGGGGGAGCCGAGCACGCGGTACTGCACCTGCTGTATGCGAGGTTTTGGCACAAGGTCCTCTACGACCTGGGCCACGTGAGTTCGCGGGAGCCGTACCGCAGGCTGGTGAATCAGGGCTACATTCAGGCGTTCGCCTATACCGATGCCCGCGGGTCATATGTGGCGGCCGACCAGGTGATCGAACGGGACAACGGATTCTTCTACCCGGGACCCGACGGCGAGATCGAGGTCTTTCAGGAATTCGGCAAAATCGGTAAGAGCCTGAAGAATTCGATCTCACCCGAGACGATCTGCGACGACTACGGTGCGGACACCCTGCGGGTGTACGAAATGTCGATGGGCCCGCTGGAGGCCTCGCGGCCCTGGGCGACCAAGGACGTCATCGGCGCGCACCGCTTTTTGCAGCGAGTGTGGCGGCTGGTGGTCGACGAGAGCACTGGCGAATCCCGGGTCGTCGATGGGCACGAGCAGTTGGACACCGAGACTCTGCGCGCGTTGCATCGCACCGCGGAGGGTGTTGCGGAAGACTATGCGGCCCTGCGGAATAACACCGCCGCGGCTAAGCTGATCGAGTACACCAACCACCTCACCAAGGCTCATCGCGACGCGGTGCCCCGGGCGGCGGTCGAGCCGCTGGTTCTGATGCTTGCCCCGCTGGCCCCGCATATGGCCGAGGAGCTGTGGTCGCGGTTGGGACACACCACCTCATTGGCGCACGGTCCATTCCCGGAAGCCGACCCCGCTTATCTTGTCGACGACACCGTCGAGTACCCCGTGCAGGTCAACGGCAAGGTGCGGGGACGGGTGGTGGTGGCCGCCAACGCCGACGACGACACGCTGAAAGCCGCCGCGCTGGGGGATGAAAAGGTTCAGGCGTTCCTGGCCGGAGCGACTCCCCGCAAGGTGATCGTGGTCGCCGGCCGGTTGGTCAACCTGGTCGTCTGA
- a CDS encoding MFS transporter, whose amino-acid sequence MRSRAPFELWQAVHALPDLRRVIQLRMASQFGDGLFQATVAGALLFNPDRAADPLSIAFAFAVLFLPYSLLGPFAGALMDRWDRRWVLVGANLCRLALILVIGTILAVRAGEMPLLLGALLFNGCSRFVASGLSASLPHVVPREQVVTMNALATASGAIAAFFGANFMLIPRWFVGGSDRGASVIIFMALIPVSLALLLSLRFGPRVLGPDDTKRAVHGSVIYAVITGWLHGARTVVSTPTVAAALSGLASHRMVVGINSLVILLLAHHTHNPAFGGLGIALVFFAASGLGSFLATLLTPPAVRRWGRYAAVNGALAAAALIELAGVGLTLPVMVACSFFLGVTGQMIKLCADSAMQLDVDDALRGHVFAVQDALFWVSFIVAITVAAVLIPADGHAPMFVVFGSALYLAGLAVHGVVGRRGQPVTSR is encoded by the coding sequence ATGCGATCGCGCGCACCCTTCGAACTCTGGCAGGCGGTGCACGCTCTGCCGGATCTACGGCGGGTTATTCAGCTGCGCATGGCGAGCCAGTTCGGTGATGGGCTCTTCCAGGCGACGGTGGCCGGCGCGCTGCTGTTCAATCCGGACCGGGCAGCCGACCCCTTGTCGATCGCGTTCGCATTCGCGGTGCTGTTCTTGCCCTATTCGCTGCTCGGACCGTTCGCCGGTGCGCTGATGGACCGCTGGGACCGGCGGTGGGTCCTGGTCGGCGCCAACCTGTGCCGCCTGGCGCTGATCCTGGTCATCGGCACGATTCTCGCGGTGCGCGCCGGCGAGATGCCGCTGCTGCTGGGGGCGTTGCTCTTTAACGGTTGTTCGCGATTCGTGGCCTCGGGACTGTCGGCGTCACTGCCCCACGTGGTGCCGCGCGAACAGGTGGTGACTATGAATGCGCTCGCCACCGCTTCCGGCGCCATCGCGGCCTTCTTTGGCGCCAACTTCATGCTGATACCCAGGTGGTTCGTCGGCGGTAGCGACCGGGGCGCGTCAGTCATCATCTTCATGGCGCTGATTCCCGTGTCGCTCGCGTTGCTGCTGTCCCTGCGGTTCGGCCCCCGCGTGCTGGGGCCCGACGACACCAAACGCGCGGTCCACGGATCGGTTATCTATGCGGTCATCACCGGGTGGCTGCACGGTGCGCGAACCGTGGTGTCCACGCCGACGGTCGCTGCCGCCCTGTCCGGGTTGGCTTCGCACCGAATGGTGGTGGGCATCAACTCGCTGGTGATCCTGCTGCTGGCGCATCACACGCACAACCCCGCGTTCGGCGGCCTGGGGATCGCGCTGGTGTTCTTCGCCGCCTCGGGGCTCGGGTCCTTCCTGGCCACCCTGCTGACCCCACCCGCGGTGCGCCGTTGGGGCCGCTACGCCGCGGTGAACGGTGCCTTGGCCGCGGCCGCGCTGATCGAGCTGGCGGGTGTGGGGCTGACGCTGCCGGTCATGGTGGCGTGCAGCTTCTTCCTGGGTGTGACCGGCCAGATGATCAAGCTGTGCGCGGACTCGGCGATGCAGCTCGACGTCGACGACGCGCTGCGCGGCCACGTGTTCGCGGTGCAGGATGCGCTGTTCTGGGTGTCGTTCATCGTCGCGATCACGGTGGCCGCGGTGTTGATCCCCGCCGACGGGCACGCACCCATGTTCGTGGTGTTCGGCTCGGCGCTCTACCTGGCCGGGCTCGCCGTGCACGGTGTCGTCGGCCGGCGCGGCCAGCCGGTGACCAGTCGCTAA
- a CDS encoding MarR family winged helix-turn-helix transcriptional regulator produces MADSESTAAEVTELAEGLHRALSKLFSILRRGDPSGVVAGELTLAQLSILVTLLDQGPIRMTDLAAHERVRTPTTTVAIRRLEKIGLVKRSRDPSDLRAVLVDITPRGRAVHAESLANRHAALAAMLGQLPETDLNLLTKALAPLERLALGEPTLGPAGGESPARKRA; encoded by the coding sequence ATGGCGGACAGCGAATCCACCGCGGCCGAGGTGACCGAGCTTGCGGAAGGCTTGCACCGCGCGCTGTCCAAACTGTTTTCGATACTGCGCCGCGGCGACCCCAGCGGTGTGGTGGCGGGCGAACTGACCTTGGCACAGCTATCGATCTTGGTCACTCTGCTCGATCAAGGCCCGATCCGGATGACGGACCTGGCGGCGCACGAACGGGTGCGGACCCCGACCACGACCGTCGCGATCCGGCGGCTGGAGAAGATCGGGCTGGTGAAGCGCTCTCGCGATCCGTCCGACCTGCGGGCGGTGCTCGTCGACATCACTCCGCGCGGGCGGGCCGTTCATGCCGAATCGCTCGCCAACCGCCACGCCGCCCTGGCCGCGATGCTCGGCCAACTCCCCGAAACGGACCTGAACCTGCTGACGAAAGCACTGGCGCCGCTGGAACGCCTGGCCCTGGGCGAACCGACGTTGGGCCCCGCGGGAGGAGAATCCCCCGCACGCAAGCGCGCGTGA
- a CDS encoding bile acid:sodium symporter family protein, whose product MLKRFSTILDPFLLALAGTVALAAVLPAHGDAADAASIAAKSAIALLFFLYGARLSPQQAWHGIRQWRLHLLVLAATFVLFPLLGLAARALVPSVLTIDLYNGVLFLCLVPSTVQSSIAFTSIARGHVSAAIVSASLSNLLGIVLTPVLVVLLMNTSGAVRVDGSSIRDIVLQLLLPFAAGQLARPWIAGLVGRYAAVLKVVDRGSILLVVYTAFSMGVVEGIWASVDVSRLILVSLVAAAMLAVVLAVTTVIGRLARLDRGDAIVLLFCGSKKSLASGLPMALVFFPAATVGLTMLPLMLFHQIQLVVCAVIASRLAREADETSAQSAPSEVGEQA is encoded by the coding sequence ATGCTGAAGCGCTTCTCGACGATCCTCGATCCATTTTTGCTGGCGCTCGCCGGGACCGTGGCGCTCGCTGCCGTCCTGCCCGCCCACGGCGACGCCGCCGACGCCGCGTCGATCGCCGCGAAGTCCGCGATCGCGCTGCTGTTCTTCCTGTACGGCGCCCGATTGTCGCCACAGCAGGCCTGGCACGGCATCCGGCAATGGCGTTTACACCTGCTCGTGCTGGCCGCGACGTTCGTGCTGTTCCCGCTGCTCGGTCTTGCTGCTCGTGCGTTGGTGCCCTCTGTCCTGACGATCGACCTCTACAACGGCGTGCTGTTCCTGTGCCTTGTCCCGTCGACCGTGCAGTCCTCGATCGCATTTACTTCGATTGCGCGGGGCCATGTTTCGGCCGCCATCGTTAGTGCGTCGCTGTCGAACCTCCTCGGCATAGTGCTGACCCCCGTGCTGGTGGTGCTGCTGATGAACACCAGCGGCGCGGTGCGCGTGGACGGTAGTTCGATCCGCGACATCGTGCTGCAGCTTTTGCTGCCGTTCGCCGCCGGCCAGCTGGCGCGGCCATGGATCGCGGGTTTGGTCGGCCGCTATGCGGCCGTGCTCAAGGTCGTCGATCGAGGATCCATCCTGCTGGTTGTGTACACGGCGTTCTCGATGGGCGTGGTGGAAGGCATCTGGGCCAGTGTCGACGTGTCGAGATTGATCCTGGTCTCGTTGGTTGCGGCGGCGATGCTGGCCGTCGTCCTGGCCGTCACCACGGTGATCGGCCGACTGGCGCGGCTGGACCGCGGCGACGCGATTGTGCTGCTGTTCTGCGGGTCGAAGAAAAGCCTGGCGTCCGGACTGCCGATGGCGCTGGTGTTCTTCCCGGCCGCCACCGTGGGCCTGACCATGTTGCCGCTGATGCTCTTCCACCAGATCCAACTGGTGGTGTGCGCCGTGATCGCCAGCAGGCTCGCACGCGAGGCGGACGAAACGTCGGCGCAGTCGGCGCCGTCGGAGGTGGGGGAGCAGGCCTAG
- a CDS encoding LpqN/LpqT family lipoprotein — protein MTQIAAPWHIIAGGFTASVIGFALFSGATASADPLVPVPPGPIVPVPAQQYIPAPSTANSNRFVPTPPAANPFAPPSLASAPAAPNSAATAPMPQAVTPAAPAAAPNAAAVAPTATPQTVTPAASGTLRDYFQSKGVKLEPQKPQTFKALDITLPVPARWTQVPDPNVPDAFAVIADRQGSSVYTSNAQVVVYKLVGNFDPKEAISHGYVDSQKLLAWQSTNASMADFDGFPSSVIEGTYREGDMTLNTSRRHILAMSGHDTYLVSFSVTTDRAVAVSDAPATDAIINGFRVAVPGAPAPAPAAPPAPSPAAAPVGLPAQPPATAPAPAAVPAQAPATAPAAVPAQAPATAPAAVPAPAAAGAPTRLPAQMAVPNQLPSPQPAPNIFALVPGLPPLPNFSNLGR, from the coding sequence ATGACTCAGATCGCCGCCCCGTGGCACATAATTGCCGGCGGTTTCACCGCCAGTGTGATCGGGTTCGCCCTATTTTCGGGTGCCACGGCTTCGGCCGATCCTCTGGTTCCGGTGCCACCGGGTCCTATCGTTCCGGTGCCGGCGCAGCAATACATCCCGGCTCCGAGCACGGCGAACAGCAATCGGTTCGTCCCCACGCCGCCGGCCGCGAATCCGTTCGCGCCGCCCAGCCTCGCTTCGGCACCCGCGGCGCCCAACAGCGCTGCGACCGCGCCGATGCCGCAGGCGGTTACTCCGGCAGCACCTGCTGCGGCGCCTAACGCCGCCGCGGTTGCACCGACGGCGACGCCGCAGACCGTTACTCCGGCGGCCTCCGGGACGCTGCGCGATTACTTCCAATCCAAGGGCGTCAAGCTGGAGCCGCAGAAGCCGCAGACCTTCAAGGCGCTCGACATCACGCTGCCGGTGCCCGCACGCTGGACTCAGGTGCCAGACCCCAATGTGCCCGATGCGTTCGCGGTGATCGCCGACCGGCAAGGCAGCAGCGTCTACACATCAAACGCGCAGGTAGTGGTGTACAAGCTGGTCGGTAACTTCGATCCCAAGGAAGCCATCTCGCACGGCTACGTCGACAGCCAGAAGCTGCTGGCCTGGCAGTCCACCAACGCCTCGATGGCCGATTTCGACGGTTTCCCATCGTCGGTGATCGAGGGCACCTACCGCGAAGGCGACATGACGCTGAACACCTCGCGCCGTCACATCCTCGCCATGTCCGGCCACGACACGTACCTGGTGTCGTTCTCGGTGACCACCGATCGTGCAGTGGCGGTCAGCGACGCTCCCGCTACCGACGCCATCATCAACGGGTTCCGGGTGGCCGTACCCGGGGCCCCCGCCCCGGCACCCGCTGCCCCTCCCGCCCCGTCACCGGCTGCCGCGCCCGTCGGGCTGCCGGCGCAGCCGCCGGCTACCGCTCCCGCCCCCGCCGCGGTTCCCGCACAGGCACCCGCTACCGCTCCCGCCGCGGTTCCCGCACAGGCACCCGCTACCGCTCCCGCCGCGGTTCCCGCACCGGCGGCCGCCGGCGCGCCGACCCGACTGCCCGCGCAGATGGCCGTGCCGAACCAGCTCCCCTCCCCGCAACCCGCACCCAACATATTCGCCCTCGTGCCGGGGCTGCCGCCGCTGCCGAACTTCAGTAACCTCGGGCGCTAA
- a CDS encoding TIGR03084 family metal-binding protein, with product MADPGPMVADLRAESDDLDALVAPLAAARWADPTPSPGWTVAHQIAHLLWTDRVALLSATDEPGFAEVLGEAMQDPTGFVDAGAAELAVTAPPELLADWRATRARLHDALRTVDEGRKLPWFGPPMSPASMATARLMETWAHGLDVADALGVKRAPTERLHSIAHLGVRTRDYAFVVNELVPPAEPFLVELRAPGGDTWSWGPGDATQRVTGAAEDFCFLVTQRRPLSALDITAHGADAQRWLEIAQAFAGPPGPGR from the coding sequence ATGGCGGATCCCGGACCGATGGTGGCCGACCTGCGCGCCGAAAGCGATGACCTCGACGCACTCGTGGCGCCGCTCGCCGCGGCACGCTGGGCCGACCCGACGCCTTCACCCGGCTGGACGGTCGCACACCAAATCGCGCACCTGCTGTGGACCGATCGGGTCGCCCTGCTGTCGGCCACCGACGAGCCGGGGTTCGCCGAGGTGCTGGGCGAGGCGATGCAAGACCCCACCGGCTTTGTCGACGCGGGCGCAGCGGAGCTGGCGGTCACGGCACCACCCGAACTGCTGGCCGATTGGCGGGCCACCCGGGCGCGGTTGCACGACGCGCTGCGCACGGTGGACGAGGGTCGGAAGTTGCCGTGGTTCGGGCCGCCGATGAGCCCGGCGTCGATGGCCACCGCGCGATTGATGGAGACCTGGGCGCACGGGTTGGACGTCGCCGACGCGCTCGGCGTCAAGCGGGCGCCGACCGAGCGACTGCATTCCATCGCCCATCTGGGCGTCCGCACCCGCGATTACGCGTTCGTGGTCAACGAGTTGGTTCCGCCGGCCGAGCCGTTTCTGGTCGAGCTGCGCGCACCCGGCGGCGACACCTGGTCCTGGGGTCCGGGCGATGCGACCCAGCGGGTCACGGGCGCCGCCGAGGACTTCTGCTTCCTGGTCACGCAGCGACGGCCGTTGAGCGCCCTCGACATCACCGCGCACGGAGCCGACGCGCAGCGCTGGCTGGAGATCGCGCAAGCCTTCGCCGGCCCGCCCGGGCCCGGGCGATGA
- a CDS encoding SDR family oxidoreductase — MPTALITGAGGGIGSAIATALSPTHTLLLAGRPSDRLDAVAERLGATTFPLDLTDIDEIEAACEIVDELDVLVHNAGLSVPGRVAESHVDEWRATFNVNVFGAVALTLELLPALRSARGQVVFINSGAGRTVSPGMASYSASKFALRAFADSLRADEPGLRVTTIFPGRTDTEMQRELVAVEGGEYDAANFLRPDTVAAAVAQAVATPPDGHVHEVVLRPGRR; from the coding sequence ATGCCAACCGCACTCATCACCGGTGCCGGCGGCGGTATCGGTTCCGCCATCGCGACAGCGCTGTCCCCCACGCATACGCTGCTGTTGGCCGGTCGGCCCTCCGACCGGCTCGACGCCGTCGCGGAGCGCCTCGGCGCCACCACCTTCCCACTGGACTTGACCGATATCGACGAGATCGAGGCCGCCTGCGAAATCGTGGACGAGCTCGATGTGCTGGTCCACAACGCGGGGTTGTCCGTCCCGGGCCGCGTCGCCGAGTCGCACGTCGACGAATGGCGCGCCACCTTCAACGTGAATGTCTTTGGGGCGGTGGCCCTTACGCTGGAGCTGTTACCGGCCCTGCGAAGCGCTCGCGGCCAGGTCGTGTTCATCAACTCCGGGGCGGGACGGACGGTTTCACCGGGCATGGCGTCCTATTCGGCCAGCAAATTCGCGTTGCGTGCGTTCGCCGACTCGCTGCGGGCCGACGAGCCGGGCCTGCGGGTCACCACGATATTTCCGGGCCGCACCGACACCGAGATGCAGCGCGAACTCGTCGCGGTCGAAGGCGGCGAGTACGACGCCGCCAACTTCTTGCGGCCCGATACCGTCGCCGCCGCCGTTGCCCAGGCGGTGGCGACGCCGCCCGACGGCCATGTCCACGAGGTGGTGCTGCGGCCGGGCCGGCGGTAG
- a CDS encoding PPE domain-containing protein translates to MPDPRWTGPPEIVAQIFEAGNPASVLANNAVWVTETTSNELSAGLSSVNALATAAHWQGVGAVASMVTSTGLNAGLQTLVGWTASKIGVTTAAVEAFMIARSSVVPSVVSTTNRVEWKALLDTNFFGQNTPFIGERDGEYYGHHWPTNSSIGWAYSSALAALVAALAVPPPLAPMGASPAAPAAAASAVGQAAAQAGMNGAAQVGSQATQGAGQAASAPAEGGSQLSSLMEQPLQMISGVTGQLQQVVKAPMDAIQGMASMPQGLLQSMTSAFSSAGAGNAGAAGAAAEPAMLAGATGPLSGVGGGGGVGGGGGFPGAGLTSYTRPTSSFEPETGGRPTSLRAGVLNAAELRGPTSATSSGAGGSPMPMSPAGMLGQGKEGQADKDVTRARVVVGGDRTDQT, encoded by the coding sequence ATGCCCGATCCCAGGTGGACAGGTCCTCCCGAGATCGTCGCCCAGATCTTCGAGGCCGGCAATCCGGCATCGGTGCTCGCGAATAACGCGGTGTGGGTCACCGAGACCACGAGTAACGAACTGTCGGCCGGCCTCTCCAGCGTCAACGCGCTGGCCACGGCCGCGCACTGGCAGGGTGTGGGTGCGGTTGCCTCGATGGTGACGTCGACCGGCCTCAATGCGGGTTTGCAGACACTGGTGGGCTGGACCGCGTCGAAAATCGGTGTCACCACGGCGGCGGTCGAGGCCTTCATGATCGCGAGGTCCTCGGTCGTCCCGTCGGTGGTGTCGACGACTAACCGCGTCGAGTGGAAAGCATTGCTCGACACCAACTTCTTCGGTCAAAACACTCCCTTTATCGGGGAGCGGGACGGGGAGTACTACGGCCACCACTGGCCGACTAATTCGAGCATTGGATGGGCGTACTCCAGTGCGCTGGCCGCGCTCGTCGCCGCGCTGGCTGTTCCCCCGCCCCTCGCCCCCATGGGGGCTTCCCCCGCCGCACCTGCGGCAGCGGCGTCGGCGGTGGGTCAGGCGGCCGCGCAGGCCGGCATGAATGGGGCGGCGCAGGTAGGTAGCCAGGCGACGCAAGGTGCGGGGCAGGCAGCGTCCGCACCCGCCGAGGGCGGCAGCCAGCTCAGTTCCCTCATGGAGCAGCCGCTGCAGATGATTTCCGGCGTAACCGGGCAGCTGCAGCAGGTCGTTAAGGCGCCGATGGATGCGATCCAGGGGATGGCCAGCATGCCGCAGGGCCTGCTCCAGTCGATGACGAGCGCGTTTTCGTCGGCCGGCGCCGGCAATGCCGGAGCGGCTGGTGCTGCCGCCGAGCCCGCGATGCTGGCCGGGGCGACCGGTCCCCTTAGCGGCGTGGGTGGCGGCGGCGGCGTGGGTGGCGGCGGTGGCTTCCCGGGCGCCGGCCTGACCAGCTACACGCGCCCCACCAGTAGTTTCGAGCCGGAGACGGGCGGGCGGCCGACCAGCCTGCGCGCCGGCGTGCTCAATGCGGCCGAGCTACGCGGCCCCACCTCTGCGACCAGTTCCGGCGCGGGCGGCTCGCCGATGCCCATGTCGCCGGCCGGCATGCTGGGGCAAGGCAAAGAAGGCCAGGCCGACAAGGACGTCACCCGAGCTCGTGTCGTCGTCGGCGGCGATCGGACCGACCAGACGTAG
- a CDS encoding PE family protein, which translates to MSGLFEMAPDAVDLSSVTEGAISQEMAATTAAGAAALTGVLPMAPDADSVEFAAALNAAGGAYLATASEHAGQRTAFSGAQGLASATGVMTDALNAAASAF; encoded by the coding sequence ATGAGTGGACTATTTGAAATGGCGCCGGACGCCGTTGATTTGTCGTCGGTAACCGAAGGGGCGATCAGTCAGGAGATGGCGGCTACCACCGCGGCCGGCGCGGCGGCGCTGACCGGTGTGTTGCCGATGGCGCCGGATGCCGATTCGGTGGAATTCGCCGCCGCGCTGAACGCTGCCGGCGGGGCCTACCTGGCGACCGCCTCCGAGCACGCCGGGCAGCGGACGGCCTTCTCGGGTGCACAGGGTCTGGCGTCTGCCACCGGCGTCATGACGGACGCATTGAACGCGGCCGCGAGCGCGTTCTAA
- a CDS encoding YqgE/AlgH family protein: protein MPHPEDPDDYIAPAAQRVRAGTLLLANTDLLEPTFRRSVIYIVEHNDGGTLGVVLNRSSETAVYNVLPQWAKLAAKPKTMFIGGPVKRDAALCLAALRIGADPQGVPGLRHVSGRIVMVDLDAEPDLIAPLIEGVRIYAGYSGWTIGQLEGEIERDDWIVLSALPSDVLVGTKEDLWGQVLRRQPLPLSLLATHPIDVSRN, encoded by the coding sequence ATGCCGCACCCTGAAGATCCCGACGACTACATAGCACCCGCTGCTCAGCGGGTGCGTGCGGGTACTTTGCTGCTGGCCAATACCGACCTTCTCGAACCGACGTTTCGACGCAGCGTCATTTACATCGTCGAGCACAACGATGGCGGCACGCTGGGCGTGGTGCTCAACCGGTCCAGCGAGACCGCGGTCTACAACGTGTTGCCGCAGTGGGCCAAGCTCGCCGCCAAGCCGAAGACGATGTTCATCGGAGGGCCGGTGAAGCGCGACGCGGCCCTGTGCCTGGCGGCGCTGCGGATCGGCGCCGATCCGCAGGGTGTGCCGGGCTTGCGACACGTGTCGGGGCGGATCGTGATGGTCGACCTCGACGCCGAGCCCGATCTGATTGCACCGCTGATCGAAGGCGTCCGAATCTACGCGGGGTATTCGGGCTGGACCATCGGTCAGCTCGAAGGCGAGATCGAGCGCGATGATTGGATTGTTTTGTCGGCGTTGCCATCTGACGTTCTCGTCGGGACGAAGGAAGACCTGTGGGGACAGGTCCTGCGCCGGCAGCCGCTGCCGCTGTCGTTGCTGGCCACCCACCCGATCGACGTCAGCCGAAACTAG